The following coding sequences lie in one Xyrauchen texanus isolate HMW12.3.18 chromosome 25, RBS_HiC_50CHRs, whole genome shotgun sequence genomic window:
- the LOC127618617 gene encoding gastrula zinc finger protein XlCGF49.1-like, protein MEVKEESQELNEVEEKLQYQKHHDFTTGDESLSDSKTKNFSPEKSQRSTAKNTFTCSQCGKSFPYKSWLHRHLRVHAGEKPYMCHRCGKSFTFKGNLNAHVKTHTGEKPYTCHQCGKGFKCIKYLKVHTRVHTGEKRFSCHQCGKSFLQKEHLNVHMRIHTGEKPYKCSHCGKSLICSHSLKAHERIHTGEKPYHCSSCGKSFNQSGHLQKHLKNNCSRVSEQKTSGPTVSSK, encoded by the coding sequence ATGGAAGtcaaagaggaaagtcaagagctgaacgaagtggaggagaaacttcagtatcagaaacatcatgatttcacAACTGGAGACGAATCTTTGAGTGACTCAAAGACTAAGAATTTCTCACCAGAAAAGTCTCAAAGAAGCACAGCAAAAAATACTTTCACCTGCtcacagtgtggaaagagtttcccaTATAAAAGCTGGCTTCATAGACACCTTAGAGTTCATGCTGGAGAGAAACCCTACATGTGCCATcggtgtggaaaaagtttcactTTTAAAGGAAACCTTAATGCCCACGTGAAAACTCACacaggagagaagccttacacgtgTCATCAGTGTGGGAAaggttttaaatgtataaaatatcttAAGGTGCACAcaagagttcacactggagagaagcgtTTCTCATGCCATCAGTGCGGGAAAAGTTTTCTTCAAAAAGAACATCTTAAtgtacacatgagaattcacactggagagaaaccttacaagtgttcacactgtggaaagagtttaatTTGTTCACATAGCCTGAAAgcacatgagagaatccatactggagagaaaccataccacTGCTCTTCATGTGGGAAGAGCTTTAACCAATCAGGTCACCtacagaaacatttaaaaaataattgctcAAGAGTCAGTGAACAAAAAACATCAGGCCCAACGGTATCAAGTAAATAG